In Halorubellus sp. JP-L1, one DNA window encodes the following:
- a CDS encoding methylated-DNA--[protein]-cysteine S-methyltransferase, producing MQVSLVETTIEVDERAVDAPTEELRRQVREYARGDRRTFDLDVDAPTEFAGAAMAAMRDIPYGETRTYGDLAADLDTSAVAVGGACARNPVPVVVPCHRVVASDGGLRGYSANGGVDTKRRLLEFEATHVEDATVQSTLGTDPTVRSTLGTDASNSVDP from the coding sequence ATGCAGGTATCCCTCGTGGAGACGACGATCGAGGTCGACGAGCGCGCGGTCGACGCCCCGACCGAGGAACTCCGCCGCCAGGTCCGCGAGTACGCGCGCGGCGACCGCCGCACGTTCGACCTCGACGTCGATGCCCCCACCGAGTTCGCAGGCGCCGCGATGGCGGCGATGCGCGACATCCCCTACGGCGAGACGCGAACGTACGGCGACCTCGCCGCGGACCTGGACACGAGCGCGGTCGCGGTCGGCGGTGCGTGCGCACGCAACCCCGTCCCGGTCGTCGTCCCGTGCCATCGCGTCGTCGCGAGCGACGGCGGCCTCCGCGGGTACTCCGCGAACGGCGGCGTCGACACGAAGCGCCGACTCCTCGAGTTCGAAGCCACCCACGTCGAGGACGCCACGGTCCAATCCACGCTCGGGACCGACCCAACAGTCCGATCCACGCTCGGGACCGACGCCAGCAACTCGGTCGATCCCTGA
- a CDS encoding VWA domain-containing protein, protein MSNATNHTPPADRGVSELVGVVVLFGIVVAGSAMIFVSGTAVTDDVRAEGRVDAAETAFVQMDSSVQSLAQNRGSSREAVSIGTVDPNRAEVRDTGRIQVQINEESACTATMDLSAIEYRDEGGTTIAYEGGAVWKRTDAGVVAQKPPEFGYQDGSLQLEVVRIDGSVEDDDVRIDYDRATSLDETEAVHDQLFATPRCSRPRNVTITVTSDYHEGWQDHLESQLPASATVATTGSETVRAQIPLDVEYDVIDLPGSGPGEVVDTANGDGIEVAADGTGPASPSVYPGTMTFLGSSNAALESYTTNETTWDNETVPQNVTVWANETVPVTVDESVTFTVNDTEYYWDNETTTVWNNTTVRKRVNGTPPLEVSFVLDESGSMQNDGKMEQARDATRSFLSVMKVDQGHRVSVTGYDYCSEEVYSEYYGQWTCGYGATELDVTTYQSFTTNQSAASGALSELQVGGGTPIPQAIEQASDEFRASGNESNNQVLVLLTDGKDDDGAPYPYETAQEEVPANVTIYTIGVGDDVNDEVLENVATTGDGDGEYIPVTDAGELDDVFSSIARNETTEIVHYNNSTTVVDPNKEKRTVQRNVTVEPSETLSKDVNVSRTVGADEPYGVGDAVWVNATRTVADGETVVVNRTLNRTIEHVNGTEVVPVAVSREVTLDGSRTVTVNESVTLGEERTELENTSSTETTTHEIVVRRPTTLSTTYNDSSHSLWGGRNLNALDPAVDRGSFSNVVVEEDSTLQFLPSMHACADNTTHDEQISIGGTDHNLTTCTSTGSEVDLDEEVSVYTNGETLPAGSAPDWQASLREMLTVDGTHYYADEDGTLVASNLSSNQAIVVVEASDAAGRDSNNVVLLVELGQSTETSSEHLVSVEVTSVSASSDDDD, encoded by the coding sequence ATGAGTAACGCAACCAACCACACACCACCTGCCGACCGCGGCGTCTCCGAACTCGTCGGCGTCGTCGTCCTGTTCGGCATCGTCGTGGCCGGCTCGGCGATGATATTCGTCTCCGGAACCGCGGTCACCGACGACGTCCGCGCCGAGGGACGCGTCGACGCGGCCGAGACGGCGTTCGTCCAGATGGACTCGAGCGTCCAGTCGCTCGCACAGAACCGCGGCAGCAGCCGCGAAGCCGTCTCCATCGGTACCGTCGACCCGAACAGGGCCGAAGTACGCGACACCGGCCGAATCCAGGTCCAGATCAACGAGGAGAGCGCGTGCACGGCGACGATGGACCTGTCCGCGATCGAGTACCGGGACGAGGGCGGGACCACCATCGCGTACGAGGGCGGCGCCGTCTGGAAGCGGACCGACGCCGGCGTCGTCGCGCAGAAGCCCCCCGAGTTCGGCTACCAGGACGGCTCCCTCCAGCTCGAGGTCGTCCGGATCGACGGGAGCGTCGAGGACGACGACGTACGCATCGACTACGACCGAGCGACGTCCCTCGACGAGACCGAGGCCGTCCACGACCAGCTGTTCGCGACGCCGCGTTGCAGTCGCCCGCGGAACGTCACCATCACCGTCACGAGCGACTACCACGAGGGCTGGCAGGACCACCTCGAGTCCCAGTTGCCTGCGTCCGCGACGGTCGCGACCACCGGGTCCGAGACCGTTCGCGCCCAGATCCCGCTCGACGTCGAGTACGACGTCATCGACCTGCCCGGGTCCGGTCCCGGCGAGGTCGTGGACACGGCGAACGGCGACGGCATCGAGGTCGCTGCCGACGGAACGGGACCGGCGAGCCCGAGCGTCTATCCAGGTACGATGACGTTCCTCGGGAGTTCGAACGCGGCCCTCGAGTCGTACACGACGAACGAGACGACGTGGGACAACGAGACCGTTCCCCAGAACGTGACGGTGTGGGCGAACGAGACGGTGCCCGTCACCGTCGACGAGTCGGTGACGTTCACCGTGAACGACACCGAGTACTACTGGGACAACGAGACGACGACCGTCTGGAACAACACGACGGTCCGCAAGCGCGTGAACGGCACGCCGCCGCTCGAGGTGTCGTTCGTGCTCGACGAGTCCGGGTCGATGCAGAACGACGGGAAGATGGAGCAAGCTCGCGACGCGACCCGGTCGTTCCTCTCCGTGATGAAGGTCGACCAGGGACACCGCGTGAGCGTCACGGGGTACGACTACTGTTCGGAGGAGGTCTACTCGGAGTACTACGGCCAGTGGACGTGCGGCTACGGCGCGACCGAACTGGACGTGACGACGTACCAGTCGTTCACGACGAACCAGTCCGCTGCGAGCGGTGCACTCTCGGAACTCCAGGTCGGTGGTGGCACGCCGATCCCGCAAGCGATCGAGCAGGCGTCAGACGAGTTCCGCGCGAGCGGCAACGAGTCGAACAACCAGGTGCTCGTGCTCCTCACCGACGGGAAGGACGACGACGGGGCGCCCTACCCCTACGAGACTGCACAGGAGGAGGTTCCCGCGAACGTCACCATCTACACGATCGGGGTCGGTGACGACGTGAACGACGAGGTCCTGGAGAACGTCGCGACCACGGGCGACGGCGACGGCGAGTACATCCCCGTGACGGACGCGGGCGAACTCGACGACGTGTTCTCGAGTATCGCGCGCAACGAGACGACGGAGATCGTTCACTACAACAACTCGACGACCGTCGTCGACCCGAACAAGGAGAAACGGACCGTCCAGCGGAACGTGACGGTCGAACCCTCGGAGACGCTCTCGAAGGACGTGAACGTCTCGCGGACCGTCGGCGCGGACGAACCCTACGGCGTCGGCGACGCGGTCTGGGTGAACGCGACGCGGACGGTGGCAGACGGCGAGACGGTCGTCGTGAACCGGACGCTGAACCGGACGATCGAGCACGTGAACGGGACGGAGGTCGTGCCCGTGGCGGTGTCCCGCGAGGTGACGCTCGACGGGTCGCGGACGGTAACCGTGAACGAGTCGGTGACGCTCGGCGAGGAGCGAACCGAGTTAGAGAACACGTCGTCGACGGAGACGACGACGCACGAGATCGTCGTTCGGCGGCCGACGACGCTCTCGACGACGTACAACGATTCGTCGCACTCGCTGTGGGGCGGTCGGAACCTGAACGCGCTCGACCCGGCCGTCGACCGCGGGTCGTTCTCGAACGTCGTCGTCGAGGAGGACTCGACGCTACAGTTCCTGCCGTCGATGCACGCGTGTGCCGACAATACGACGCACGACGAGCAGATCAGTATCGGCGGGACCGACCACAACCTGACGACGTGTACGTCGACCGGGAGCGAGGTCGACCTCGACGAGGAGGTGTCCGTCTACACGAACGGCGAGACGTTGCCCGCGGGGTCGGCGCCGGACTGGCAGGCGAGCCTCCGCGAGATGCTGACGGTCGACGGCACCCACTACTACGCGGACGAGGACGGGACGCTGGTTGCGTCGAACCTGTCTTCGAATCAGGCGATCGTGGTCGTCGAGGCGTCGGACGCGGCTGGCCGCGACAGTAACAACGTGGTGTTGCTCGTCGAACTCGGGCAGTCGACGGAGACGAGCAGCGAGCACCTCGTGTCCGTCGAGGTGACGTCGGTGTCTGCGAGCTCGGACGACGACGACTGA
- the fer gene encoding ferredoxin Fer yields MQSPFEVLGVDRDADEDEVRRAYRQRAKEAHPDQGGTRRQFRRVKAAYEELSTGGGRDWDEVATDEEGETLSRTESVVEYLDYDVIVEQGWTLDDDDLFAKANRVRLDDDAHGTFVVEGDDSVLEAAESAGFDWPFSCRGGACANCAVAVLDGEMELFHDHVLPEELTERGIQLSCIGTPATSEMQVVFNVKHLPELEEHLLPPRPS; encoded by the coding sequence GTGCAGAGTCCGTTCGAGGTGCTCGGCGTCGACCGCGACGCCGACGAGGACGAGGTCCGTCGCGCGTACCGTCAGCGCGCGAAGGAAGCCCACCCCGACCAGGGCGGGACGCGCCGGCAGTTCCGCCGGGTCAAGGCCGCGTACGAGGAACTCTCCACTGGCGGTGGCCGGGACTGGGACGAGGTCGCGACCGACGAGGAGGGCGAGACGCTCTCGCGGACGGAGTCCGTCGTCGAGTACCTCGACTACGACGTGATCGTCGAGCAGGGCTGGACGCTCGACGACGACGACCTGTTCGCGAAGGCCAACCGCGTTCGCCTCGACGACGACGCGCACGGGACGTTCGTCGTCGAGGGCGACGACAGCGTCCTGGAGGCCGCCGAGTCGGCGGGGTTCGACTGGCCGTTCTCCTGCCGCGGTGGGGCGTGCGCGAACTGCGCAGTCGCGGTCCTCGACGGCGAGATGGAGTTGTTCCACGACCACGTCCTCCCCGAGGAGCTCACCGAGCGCGGCATCCAGCTGTCCTGCATCGGGACGCCTGCGACCAGCGAGATGCAGGTCGTGTTCAACGTCAAGCACCTCCCCGAACTCGAGGAGCACCTCCTGCCGCCCCGACCGAGCTAG
- a CDS encoding L-aspartate oxidase, with protein sequence MSGDAPSPRVADVLVVGSGIAGCAAALAAARAGADVLVATKAEKPADASSDWAQGGIATTRGRPESLKEDVLDASAGTADEAAVDVLVEEASAAVMDVLVDALNVPFDTDEDGTGLDYAREAAHSEERILHVDAATGQHVLRPFLSHLEGVENVEVLEDTAALDLVTDEGRVHGAVLDRRASAHGDAGGDGGLAPRAPAGEAVYADATVLATGGIGDLFETSTNPPGSTGDGIAMAALAGADVADMEYVQFHPTAFDGEDSFLLSEAVRGEGAVLRNADGERFMPAYHPDAELAPRDVVARAVAAEREATGAVRLDVSPLAEPFDAAFPGLAAECEARGVDWESGIPVRPCEHFLCGGVDVDHAGRTSLDRLYAVGECARTGVHGANRLASTSLLEGLVWGLRAGRDAADREPLGAEALVVEPPEYRNSDPDLPERFAREKFRRLRRVTSECVGLRRDPTELARAQPALRRLKGEVDAYVRTRTARSLFELRNATVVALIVAKAAAENDESVGCHYRVDADGEDGETGDGEAEDDAETAATPPEAE encoded by the coding sequence ATGAGCGGTGATGCTCCGAGTCCGCGCGTCGCGGACGTGCTCGTCGTCGGCTCCGGGATCGCGGGCTGTGCGGCGGCGCTCGCCGCGGCGCGTGCCGGCGCGGACGTGCTCGTGGCGACCAAGGCGGAGAAGCCCGCGGACGCGTCCTCGGACTGGGCGCAGGGCGGCATCGCGACGACGCGCGGCCGCCCCGAATCCCTCAAGGAGGACGTTCTCGACGCGAGTGCGGGAACCGCGGACGAGGCCGCGGTGGACGTGCTCGTCGAGGAGGCGTCGGCTGCAGTGATGGACGTGCTCGTCGACGCCCTGAACGTACCGTTCGACACCGACGAGGACGGGACTGGTCTCGACTACGCGCGGGAGGCCGCGCACAGCGAAGAGCGCATCCTCCACGTGGACGCGGCGACCGGCCAGCACGTCCTCCGGCCGTTCCTCAGTCACCTCGAGGGCGTCGAGAACGTCGAGGTACTGGAGGACACCGCAGCGCTCGACCTCGTTACCGACGAAGGACGCGTGCACGGCGCCGTCCTCGACAGGCGGGCGAGCGCGCACGGGGATGCCGGCGGCGACGGCGGACTGGCACCGCGGGCACCCGCGGGCGAGGCGGTGTACGCGGACGCGACGGTGCTCGCCACCGGCGGTATCGGCGACCTGTTCGAGACGTCGACGAACCCACCCGGGTCGACGGGCGACGGGATCGCGATGGCGGCGCTCGCGGGCGCGGACGTCGCCGACATGGAGTACGTGCAGTTCCACCCGACGGCGTTCGACGGCGAGGACTCGTTCCTCCTCTCCGAGGCGGTCCGGGGGGAGGGCGCGGTCCTCCGGAACGCCGACGGGGAGCGGTTCATGCCAGCGTACCACCCGGATGCGGAACTCGCGCCGCGGGACGTGGTCGCGCGAGCGGTCGCCGCGGAGCGCGAGGCGACCGGTGCGGTCCGCCTGGACGTGTCGCCGCTCGCCGAGCCGTTCGACGCGGCGTTCCCGGGGCTCGCCGCGGAGTGCGAGGCCCGCGGCGTCGACTGGGAGTCCGGCATCCCGGTGCGGCCGTGCGAGCATTTCCTGTGCGGGGGCGTGGACGTCGACCATGCCGGGCGGACGAGCCTCGACCGCCTGTACGCGGTCGGCGAGTGCGCGCGCACCGGCGTGCACGGCGCGAACCGGCTCGCGTCCACGAGCCTCCTCGAAGGACTGGTCTGGGGGCTTCGCGCGGGCCGGGACGCCGCCGACCGCGAACCCCTCGGCGCGGAGGCGCTCGTCGTGGAGCCGCCCGAGTACCGGAACAGCGACCCCGACCTCCCCGAGCGGTTCGCGAGAGAGAAGTTCCGACGGCTCCGGCGCGTGACGAGCGAGTGCGTCGGCCTGCGGCGCGACCCGACGGAACTCGCGCGCGCGCAACCGGCGCTCCGGCGACTGAAGGGCGAGGTCGACGCGTACGTCCGGACGCGGACCGCGCGCTCGCTGTTCGAACTCCGGAACGCGACCGTCGTCGCGCTCATCGTCGCGAAGGCCGCCGCGGAGAACGACGAGAGCGTCGGCTGTCACTACCGCGTCGACGCCGACGGCGAGGACGGCGAGACCGGGGACGGCGAGGCCGAAGACGACGCGGAGACAGCGGCGACGCCGCCGGAGGCGGAGTGA
- the nadC gene encoding carboxylating nicotinate-nucleotide diphosphorylase, whose translation MITDADVERWLREDVGHHDVTNDVPGETEGRLVATESGVVAGIEAAQAVFEYVDVTVRDAVADGTYVDAGDVVLWTTGPARATLRAERVAVNVVGHASGVATRTRRAVEAAREVDPEVTIAATRKTTPGLRGVEKRAVVAGGGDTHRLDLSHMVMVKDNHVAEMGLEDAVAHVRERASFATKIEVEAETSEQAARAVDAGADVVLLDNMTPSETASAAVGVREAAADAGREVLVEASGGITIGDVPAYADAGVDVISMGSLTHSAQSLDLSFRTGD comes from the coding sequence ATGATCACGGACGCGGACGTCGAGCGGTGGCTGCGCGAGGACGTCGGGCATCACGACGTGACGAACGACGTCCCCGGCGAGACGGAGGGTCGGCTCGTCGCGACCGAAAGCGGCGTGGTCGCGGGCATCGAGGCCGCCCAGGCGGTGTTCGAGTACGTCGACGTGACAGTGCGGGACGCCGTCGCGGACGGGACGTACGTCGACGCCGGCGACGTCGTGCTGTGGACGACGGGGCCGGCGAGGGCGACGTTGCGCGCCGAGCGCGTCGCGGTGAACGTCGTCGGGCACGCCTCCGGGGTCGCCACGCGGACGCGACGCGCGGTCGAGGCGGCCCGCGAGGTCGACCCGGAGGTGACGATCGCGGCGACCCGGAAAACGACGCCGGGGCTCCGGGGCGTGGAGAAGCGCGCGGTCGTCGCCGGCGGCGGCGACACCCACCGCCTGGACCTCTCGCACATGGTGATGGTGAAGGACAACCACGTCGCCGAGATGGGACTCGAAGACGCCGTCGCGCACGTCCGTGAGCGCGCGTCGTTCGCCACGAAGATCGAGGTGGAGGCGGAGACGAGCGAGCAGGCCGCGCGTGCCGTCGACGCCGGCGCGGACGTCGTCCTGCTCGACAACATGACGCCGTCGGAGACCGCGTCCGCGGCCGTGGGGGTCCGCGAGGCAGCGGCCGACGCCGGCCGCGAGGTCCTCGTCGAGGCGTCCGGCGGCATCACGATCGGGGACGTCCCCGCGTACGCGGACGCCGGCGTCGACGTGATCTCGATGGGGAGTCTCACGCACTCCGCGCAGAGTCTCGACCTCTCCTTCCGCACCGGCGACTGA
- a CDS encoding amidohydrolase — protein sequence MTTPADRVFTNADVHTLAEPDETYEAVAVRDGRVVRVDSAYEVDFLVGAETDVVDCGGRTLLPGFVDAHTHMLQLGQYQVYADLSSAESAADAVAILDADAPRDREWLLGFGWDESEWAEKRYLTREDLDEVSDDEPVAAVRVDMHTAAVNSAALDALDVDPTDPNVRTADGEPTGVLVEDAVEPLWDAAEGDREEARELLAAARDYAHEHGVTAVHDMVRESPAPKLYRELDLADALDLRVRLNYWTDHLDALEDAGLATNHGSEFVQVGAVKSFTDGSFGGRTAKLTEPYADADAGGADGSGDADAADDGRGEWVVDPDELQGFVDRADDLGLQFTAHAIGDEAIDAVLDAYATAESPGDSRHRVEHVELVTDEQIERFAALDVVASCQPNFLQWAQPGGLYDQRLGEARRKQSNRYRDLLDAGVDLAFSSDVMPMDPMLGVHHAVNAPVDGQRLSVTEALRAYTRGGAYAGFDEDRMGTVEVGKLADFVVLDDDPWSVDASALRDVDVAMTVVDGDVVHDAR from the coding sequence ATGACGACGCCTGCGGACCGCGTGTTCACGAACGCGGACGTGCATACCCTCGCTGAGCCCGACGAGACGTACGAGGCCGTCGCCGTCCGCGACGGCCGCGTCGTGCGCGTCGACAGCGCGTACGAGGTCGACTTCCTCGTCGGCGCGGAAACCGACGTGGTCGACTGCGGCGGCCGAACGCTCCTCCCGGGCTTCGTGGACGCACACACGCACATGCTCCAGCTCGGCCAGTACCAGGTGTACGCGGACCTCTCCAGCGCCGAGAGCGCGGCCGACGCGGTCGCGATCCTGGACGCGGACGCGCCACGGGACCGCGAGTGGCTGCTCGGGTTCGGGTGGGACGAGTCCGAGTGGGCCGAGAAGCGCTACCTCACGCGCGAGGACCTGGACGAAGTGAGCGACGACGAGCCGGTCGCGGCCGTCCGCGTCGACATGCACACCGCGGCGGTGAACTCCGCGGCCCTCGACGCGCTCGACGTCGACCCGACCGACCCCAACGTACGGACGGCGGACGGCGAGCCGACGGGCGTGCTCGTGGAGGACGCCGTCGAACCGCTCTGGGACGCCGCCGAAGGCGACCGCGAGGAAGCCCGCGAGTTGCTCGCTGCGGCGCGGGACTACGCGCACGAGCACGGCGTCACCGCCGTCCACGACATGGTCCGCGAGTCGCCCGCTCCGAAGCTGTACCGCGAACTCGACCTGGCGGACGCGCTGGACCTCCGCGTCCGCCTCAACTACTGGACGGACCACCTCGACGCGCTCGAAGACGCCGGGCTCGCGACGAACCACGGGAGCGAGTTCGTCCAGGTCGGCGCCGTGAAGTCGTTCACGGACGGCTCGTTCGGCGGCCGCACCGCGAAGCTCACCGAGCCGTACGCGGACGCCGACGCGGGAGGCGCGGACGGGAGTGGAGACGCCGACGCGGCGGACGACGGTCGGGGCGAGTGGGTGGTCGACCCCGACGAACTCCAGGGGTTCGTCGACCGCGCGGACGACCTCGGCCTGCAGTTCACCGCGCACGCGATCGGCGACGAAGCCATCGACGCGGTACTGGACGCGTACGCGACGGCCGAGAGCCCCGGCGACTCGCGCCATCGCGTCGAGCACGTCGAGCTCGTGACCGACGAGCAGATCGAGCGTTTCGCGGCCCTCGACGTGGTCGCGTCCTGCCAGCCGAACTTCCTCCAGTGGGCCCAGCCCGGCGGCCTGTACGACCAGCGCCTCGGCGAGGCCCGCCGCAAGCAGTCCAACCGCTACCGGGACCTGCTCGACGCCGGCGTCGACCTCGCGTTCTCCTCGGACGTCATGCCGATGGACCCCATGCTCGGCGTCCACCACGCCGTGAACGCGCCCGTCGACGGCCAGCGACTCTCGGTCACGGAGGCGTTGCGGGCGTACACGCGCGGTGGCGCGTACGCCGGCTTCGACGAGGACCGCATGGGGACCGTCGAGGTCGGCAAGCTCGCGGACTTCGTCGTCCTCGACGACGACCCCTGGAGCGTCGACGCGTCCGCGCTCCGCGACGTCGACGTCGCGATGACCGTCGTCGACGGCGACGTCGTCCACGACGCCCGCTGA
- a CDS encoding GNAT family N-acetyltransferase, which yields MERDSSGSEDAYVVRERAPTPDEFQRLRAAAGMTSRPREGVERGLPNSLFAVVVEHEPSGEVVGMGRIVGDDGTVYHVCDMAVHPDHQRRGLGTRVMNALVGYVEETAPAGAYVNLMADVDGFYERFGFEETRPASKGMYARTD from the coding sequence ATGGAACGCGATTCGAGCGGGAGCGAGGACGCGTACGTCGTCCGCGAGCGTGCGCCGACGCCCGACGAGTTCCAGCGCCTGCGGGCGGCCGCGGGGATGACGTCGCGGCCGCGCGAGGGCGTCGAGCGCGGCCTCCCGAACTCGCTGTTCGCGGTGGTCGTCGAGCACGAGCCCAGCGGCGAGGTCGTCGGGATGGGGCGGATCGTCGGCGACGACGGGACCGTCTACCACGTCTGCGACATGGCCGTGCATCCCGACCACCAGCGGCGGGGACTCGGGACGCGCGTCATGAACGCGCTCGTCGGGTACGTCGAGGAGACGGCGCCGGCGGGCGCGTACGTGAACCTGATGGCGGACGTCGACGGGTTCTACGAGCGCTTCGGGTTCGAGGAGACGCGGCCGGCGTCGAAGGGGATGTACGCCCGGACGGACTAG
- the nadA gene encoding quinolinate synthase NadA, protein MESATFETELSLFKYDNLEQLPESYRDLTEDERRERIEAAKAELGDDVVVLGHNYQRREIVEHADFVGDSYQLSKEAANADADYVVFGGVTFMAESADIITDDDQSVILPSMEASCPMAGMAEALQVDAAWEEITAAAPDSEIIPITYMNSYADLKAFCAEQGGLVCTSSNAADAFEWAFERGDKVLFLPDKHLGENTAYELGMEDSIAEWDPWDPEGIEAEAAAEADVVLWDGYCQVHERFSAEHIADLRADRPDANVVVHPECRREVVEAADVVGSTATICETVANADPGDAWAIGTEIHLAKHLDRWHPDVEVLPLCGDACMDCNAMRQIDPNYLTWVLEELVAGRERNVVAVAPEEKELAQVALDRMLEV, encoded by the coding sequence ATGGAGTCCGCGACGTTCGAGACCGAGTTGAGCCTGTTCAAGTACGACAACCTCGAGCAGTTACCGGAGTCGTACCGCGACCTGACCGAGGACGAACGCCGGGAGCGCATCGAGGCGGCGAAGGCCGAACTCGGCGACGACGTCGTCGTCCTCGGCCACAACTACCAGCGCCGCGAGATCGTCGAGCACGCCGACTTCGTGGGGGACTCCTACCAGTTGAGCAAGGAGGCAGCGAACGCGGACGCGGACTACGTCGTGTTCGGCGGGGTGACGTTCATGGCCGAGTCCGCGGACATCATCACGGACGACGACCAGTCCGTGATCCTCCCGTCGATGGAGGCGTCCTGTCCGATGGCGGGGATGGCGGAGGCGCTCCAGGTCGACGCGGCGTGGGAGGAGATCACGGCTGCCGCCCCCGACTCGGAGATCATTCCGATCACGTACATGAACTCGTACGCGGACCTGAAGGCGTTCTGCGCGGAGCAGGGCGGCCTCGTCTGCACGTCCTCGAACGCCGCGGACGCGTTCGAGTGGGCGTTCGAGCGCGGCGACAAGGTCCTCTTCCTCCCGGACAAGCACCTCGGCGAGAACACCGCGTACGAACTCGGAATGGAGGACTCGATCGCGGAGTGGGACCCGTGGGACCCCGAGGGGATCGAGGCCGAGGCGGCCGCGGAAGCCGACGTCGTGCTCTGGGACGGTTACTGCCAGGTCCACGAGCGCTTCTCGGCGGAGCACATCGCGGACCTCCGCGCGGATCGTCCGGACGCGAACGTCGTCGTCCACCCCGAGTGCCGGCGCGAGGTCGTCGAGGCCGCGGACGTCGTCGGGTCGACGGCGACGATCTGCGAGACGGTCGCGAACGCGGACCCAGGCGACGCGTGGGCGATCGGGACCGAGATCCACCTCGCGAAGCACCTCGACCGCTGGCATCCCGACGTCGAGGTACTCCCCCTGTGCGGCGACGCGTGCATGGACTGCAACGCGATGCGTCAGATCGACCCGAACTACCTGACGTGGGTGCTGGAGGAGCTCGTCGCGGGCCGCGAGCGCAACGTCGTCGCGGTCGCGCCCGAGGAGAAGGAACTCGCGCAGGTCGCGCTCGACCGCATGCTGGAGGTGTGA